The following is a genomic window from Amphiura filiformis chromosome 4, Afil_fr2py, whole genome shotgun sequence.
aagaaatactaatctatttttatggaaatgtcatAACATGGCTTTAAGCTACTACTAGTACAAAGCAAGGCAAGATGGGTAAACTACATCAAGCACAataaactcgtcagttatagccatcattgctgttcaacaacctgataatttttttctgaaatatatattttgttaattggactttgtttttttatttgatacCGTGGTCGTGAAattcgaacaagaattgaccaagatatgcgcctccaaaccatCAAACcccaaaggaaaaaaaaagttgcaatttcaatgattttcaatgggaatgcatcgttgtattgcacacaaccACCACGGaccaatcaataaaacacacaatgtaacaggcacaataaTTATTAAATCGTTGAAATTggacagggtgtcaaatgagaaggTAAAGTCCagttaacaaaatgtttatttcagaagaatccaaaattatcaggttgttgaacagcaaggatggctataactgacgagtttctttttgtgcctggtgtagaagAAAAATCATACCCCACTCGTATAAAGTATTTCCTCTCGGTGCCAACTcgtcaatattaaaattataagaACATTCTGACACTCCATATGCATGGGCTATTGTTGGGGTATAaaaacatataattattgcaGTCGATAACAGTATCTAAAAATAATACCTCTTTTGGCCAAAATTCTCTTCCTTCCACCATATCTTCCCAGTAATCTCTTATAATATTGGTCTTCTGCAGAAATAGTCCAACGGAATTAACCAACTCAGTGTCTTCGTCGACAATTGTATCCTCTAACTCTGACGCGGAGAAGAGACGCGAGAGACCAATAGCAACAAGACCAGCTACGTAGTGACAATACTGAaaacgaaagttcaaaattttgttgaaaagcTTATAAGATTAATGTCATTGTAACATATTTCTAGCTAGTTTGGTCTTTGTGGAAAGAGACATAAAAAGGTTGTTAAAAGGCAGTAAGAGGCCATGCAAACAAGTGTTTTGATAATGGTTTACGGCAAGAATACGGCACCCCAAATTGAGGCGACCCGGgacaaaaaacataacaaaaagcCAAGTCAGTGTTGTTTCTCGAGCCCAACAGTGTTGTCTTACAATTACACAACCCGGGTCGGGTTTCAACTTGTAATCCAGAATGGGGTCACGATTCACACCTACTGGTTGGAACTTAGTGTCAAAGCTGTCACATGTTCCACCTAGCTACGAACTCGCTATCCCACGTTTCGCAAACCCGGTGAGGTCGCTGTATACCAACACTTGATGTAAGTTATGAGAACACAAATCGGCCCTCTCAAATATGGTATAGATATGTAGGATGTACCTTACGGTAACTCCAAAAGTGATATTAGGTGGTGACCAGGGTAACAAAGGATGTGCTATCTGACATACAGAAGCCGCTTGGGGACAccaacaatataaaaaaaacatatgTTATTGCTTCACTAGGCCCTTGAAATTCGATTTCCTGGTTCCCGTCACTTTTTTCAACTCATAATAAGGCAACATtttaattattcattattcattattttggcgaATTCCATTTGTCCAAAAAATTAACCTCTTTGGCGCCATCCATACATACACTAGCGAAATTGACAAGGGATCACCGAATACTGTATTGTTTAGTCCCTGTTTCCGAAGTGATTTTGCGtgacatttttacaaaataatgtaacGTACAACTTTACTGTCAAATGTTGTTGGCCAGACAGGGAACAGTTGCACTTCTGTTCTGCGAAGTGCCGCCCTACAGATATACTGTCTTAAAaatgggtgtcctcacaaaacaatcATATTATTTAGTTTGACACTTTTAACCTTTTATTACTCAGGTCACTAATAGTTAAACATACCAGATTCCAATCATCTACATGTATTGGGATTACATCTCTATTTATGTATTCAAGCATCCCTTGTAAAACATTCGTAAGTGCAATTTGAACgtcaaataatgtaaaataatattttttttaatacttgGTTAACAAACGTGGGCAAAATTTCATAACGCGCGCGGATGACGGGAAACAGGACATCGAGTTTCAAGGGCATGATATGGATCTTGGCCAAACAGAGAACTGTTGCACTTCTGTTCTGCAAAGTGCCGCCCTACAGATACACTGTCTTTACAATGGGTATCCTCACAAAACAAAATTGGGACAAACTGGCTTTAAATCATATTTCGATTTTAGTTTCGCACTTTTAACCTTTTTATTAGTCACCATTAGCCACTATATTTATGCATACCAGATTCCAATCATCTATTGTGATAACATCTCTGTGCAAGAATTCAAACATCCCTTGACCCATCTTCTGACAAATGTCTGAGATCACAACTCTATATTCTGATGCTAGACCACGGTACTCCTTTGAAATCTGTTAATATTATTGCAAATGAGAACAAATAaagatttttttctaattttcattttatatcgAAGATGTGTGAACTTTGTTATTTGAACATTTCTATACTCTGCTTGGCCAAGCTATTCTTTTGGAAAAATTTACGTGTTTTTTATGAGAGGAAGAAACCTTTTCAATGGTATTTTTCTAGGACCTTTTGGTTCTTTTTAACATCAGAAAATGGAGAAGGGaggtgtagtggtcttctcactcgcttctcaccgctgCAGCCCGGGTTCAAGTCCTCGCGTTGCCCTACATATGAGcgcccggagaaaaacctgcaaggacgacatggatcggcaaccaaactcataAAAAACACGTAAATATCTTCCACTCATAAAAACACATACATTTTCCACAGGGCAAAATAATACACAATATCTATGGCAGAACACATAAAATTCTGGTAATAATTTTGGTTTTACTTTACTTTGAAACCAAAAGTTAATGCAAAAACAATATAAACTTTCACCATGTAAAGTATACTGTCGTTTGCCTGGAATACGGTACGTATCGCTACGTTCATAATTAAAAAACGAAATACGCATGCATGTATGAAATGTTCTTGTTCCTTGTTGCCGAATAGGCCTTCTATagaaataaaaatcaaatgaCGTATTGTTGTTTAAGAataataaacttttttttatatcgaatTTGACAAACTAATATTTTTAGTCTAACAACCCCAAGAACATAGATAGATTATTATAATTGTGATCCTACAAGGATCTTTGAAGACCCTTAATGACGAATGATCTGTTTATTATTCTGAAATTATTACCATCACTGTCTAACTTTTAAAATGTGTCTTAGGGTCTTCGCATAACAATGAAACATAATGAGTGCAATCATTGCTTAAATCAGAATATCTGATTTGCAATTATTGCTTTTCGCATACAATATACAATCCTTGATGGCAAACTTACACTTGTAAAATCTTCTAATACTATCCTATGCTTCTCCTGACTCTTATTATATGTCCACTCAGGTTCCTCAAGTTTGGTATAAAACCGAACTAATAAATCTGACTTTTCGTCCACTGGTATGGTCATATCGTCTTCTACTGTATCCAGAGCTCGTAGTACAAGATAAAATATGCGTACAGCATGCCTGGGGAAAATTTATATTGGCTTTCATCATTCAATTCAGTTTATCAAATTGGGTATAAACTAGAGTATCAATATCATCCTATCATTAATCAAGCTAGGTATGGTCTTGCTATCTACtataaagatataatatgtgTTGGGTGAActtaaatgaaattaaaatgaactTTACAAAGTGATACAATTATGGAACTAACAAGATTCTTCACAAGACCTTATCAATCATATGGTCATGACAACATCAAGTTTGGTGcaggacgggttacataagttgcggacttttttaaattttatttgaggtgtttataacagcaatatgacgtttataatagaAACTTAAGGTTGTACCTCCACCCCCTCTTCGTAGTCCGAGTTACAACATATGGCTTAGTAGGACGATGGTAATCTTTCAAATATCTTGTTCTACAATCTCCCCTCGTATGTACCTGAGATCGCCATCCAAGGAATTTACAACGGCTGCAAAACTTCTACCTGTTTGGTTGAGGTATTCATAGCATCGCTTGGCAGCGACTGACATGTGTTTCTGTGTGTTAAAAAGTGAAACAAACACAAAGGTTACAGGGCAGTCCATCTACATTAAAAGAATTATATATGTCTGATTATTTGATTTCGTCCTCTGGAAACGGGCAATATTAAAATGTGACCAGAGTATTCTAGGTGATCAGAATAAGGATATAGCAAATGCTTTATTGGATTATTAAAGCATCATTGAATCTTTTTCTAAATCATCGAAAATCATACAGTTTTATTTTTGTAAAGAGTAATATAAtcatactttttaaaaatattaaggaTCAATCTTTCATGAAAAACAGTGGCTTTTTTGACGtgaataagcaaactatgatgcaattttatcagtttcgccgtcgagcaatgattaaaggaggaaaatAGGAAAATGATCtcgcccgggaattgaacccatgacCTCTATGTTCCTCTACAGTGAGGACGGCTCTATTTACGCTTATCAAGCCCGAGTCACATTGGGATGTCTTACACGAAGTAGGTAgggttaagtgaccgcttataggttgaattcccagtctgcctaatcatgaagctcccttGGCCAAATTGTTAAGGCactggtctcgtaaaccagaggtcctgggttaaaTTCCCCGGCGGCATCATTTTTCCTATTTTCATAGTTTGCTTTATGAATGAAGCGGAGAGGTAGATTGTTGATTCACCACGCCTTTGTGCTTTCACTCGGTATGATATAAAGATGGGTTCAAAAGAGGCTTTATTGCGAGGTCAAACAGACGTGGACTGTGTCCTGCAGCGCACCTTCATGTCAAGTTAGCACCAaacaatatgtgatgtgatcaagtaaaatcagttttCAGATTTTCAAATAGGCAAACAAacacaataatttcttttgttgcatatagaaacaatttttatgtccatatctttggaactaaatgttcaatttcaatggggtttaatgaaaactgaaaattgaatatggccGACTTCAGCCTGCTTTGCCTGATCACACCACACATAAGTCGTAATTGCTCATTCGTgcgtttaaccctagaactacgaagggagaGTACaaccccctaagattttttattcGTCATTAAAAAACCCACACACATTTACCACCAAACGACcttagctaatcgtagatccatcctttgcgctcattttagtgattaaATTGTTACCCCAACACCTTATCCGGGGGTGGGACCGGCCATCAAATATGACCATATGACGTTAGTTATGTGAAAATAGTCCtttttgaaaattgcattttaagccgaaaatcaatcttgcctatacttttgtacatagaaataatttcccaaatttgcatgagcgctctcacattatgacgtcatagcgacattatatggggaatgtttgtacttattttggtatcacttagTGGGGACCCATaactatacattagtaccaaatattaTATAAcgatatatgacgtttataatttaCAATTAGGGGGAGGGTGCAACAACGCCCccaccccttcgtagtccgtgttacaaaatatggctcagtagttttaGGGTTAGGAGCCCCAGTCAGCTGAATTCTGAAACACATGACTAAAAAGAAGTAAAAAGTGGTGACATGTATTGTATAACATCAAAATGACCATATTTCACTGTCTTTGCAGAATAATCTTGGTGGTAAAGACTTGTGATACTACTATTCGAAGACAGTGACTGAAGTTGAAGTTGCCAGAGCTCATCAAAATAATGGTTGAAGATTGGATGACTCAATGGCAAGTGGCAAAAGGAATGAGAGAGGGTCAAAGCGTCATTAGCGTGCGTTTCTTTTGTGACCATAACCTAAACACTCACCCATAACCCCGGTTACACATAATTAAATACACACCCATACGACTCAACACATTATGTAATAGCTTACTGTGTCTTGTTTACGAGTGACTGCATTCCATCCTAACTGATATTTAAACAATGCTACAATCTCATCCGGGTGCGTGATTGATTTCAAAACATTCATGGTGATCATTTGTTAAGTTCCTCAAGATTAGTCTCAAAAATAAATCtgaaaataacatgaaaaatacAGTAATGTTGTTAAGCAACTTCTGATATAATACTTCTGTGATGTttggcaattctcgctattcgcaataagggcgccgccagcggtttgcgatgtaatcgtgacgTATCATGGGAAAACgccgacatccaagtccgcgcaatacgaatattaccatgctattacataggaacacgtgacaatattttttagtttgtcaaaataaaggtgttacacgcgaatcgatactcaataatacttaataatgtgatttgaaatgtgcacaattaattttttctctatcgatttgcgtgtaataccgttatattgacaaactaaaaatattgtcacgtgttcctatgtaaaagcatggtaatattcatattgcgcggacttggatgtcgaccttttcccatgatacatcacgattttcccatgatacatcacgattacatcgcaaaccgctggcggcgcccttattgcgaatagcgagaattggaagGGCATTGTCAGAATAGATATCGCTTCTTTTTCCTTGACTTCTTTTAACTTGACACAGCTGCTGAGTTTGTTGATATTATTTTGTAGTAATTCGTTTCTACCTGGACGTTTCAATAATCATATGGCTCTATCATTCGGTGATAAATATGTCAAATTTGCAGCAAGCTCAAGACGGATCAAATCAAAGTCAAATTAAGCAAACTAACCAAAATAACCACTGAGTCCATATTAATGGTCACACACCAGTGAGTTAACAGTTGTGGCAGggcaagatgttgattcagctattaaTTGAAGCACTTTGAGTGAAATTTTCCAAACTgtttgctttattttgatacgCACTGGTTGAAATCAACAAATGATTATGCAAGATTAGTAGCATGCGTGGGCTGTCCCTACATATCGGGGGCAGAGACAAAATTTAACACTTGTGATTAGCATTTGGTCAATTTTTCACCGGAAATTAACCCCATTTGTGGTCCATTTTAGTATTAAAATACGATTTTCTCGCGCCTATCACACCTCAGATGATAACCTCATTGTGCCACGGTGTGGGTGTAATAAGTCACTGTTAAGGGTAGAtgtggtattgttggtcgaagcagccaaaaaagcgatttttattgtctaaatcaatatattattgaaaaataacactttgatgttttgcaaaagttcattctacaaatcatatactttgaaaacttgcttaatttattgttgttaatgagttatgtacattttacaaaagtgttgttgtttcagccctctttacaacataactcaagagccacaggacctaaaaaagtatttctgtgatatttgaattcttctacacgttcgcaaggaaatgcaattttgccaaagctcactaccattcgcaagatgctgtgaactaccaaatcgcaacactttaaaatagtgtatcaCCTTAAAGTGTTTGCCTTTGTGTATTTGGCCTCATGACCTCATATTATGACTATACATTGCTGTTGATTTTGGACATCACTGATAACTTAATGAAAATACTACCTGACACACCATTACGTGGAAACCCATTAAAGGCGAGGGTGTCCTACACACTTCACACACACCCATATAAAGCGAGGAACGCTTATAATGTGTTTTTCATACACCACATACCGAGTGAGGTCTGCCTATATAATGCAATACTCGTTCCTCGCTTTGTCATTTTTCCTCGGTTTGTATAGTATGCCATAGATAtttcataattagaaccagcaggcAGTAGCTGcgtcttttagctcggatttaagacctcgttcATTGAAATAGCCACGAAATAAAGACACCATGGATGATCCAAAACCAAAAGGAAGAagacacaaattcaaaagttgcagtttgctccatttgtATACAAAGCGTTACCgtgtttccattgattagcacattaaacctatagcgccgtgctttccattgattagaacctAAACGTGCAACTCTTGATTTCGTTACTTCCTTTGGGGTTTCTTtcgaccaatttcaacaaatgaggttttaaatcagAGCTAGAGGATACAGGTACTcgatgcttgttttaattttgatcatttgtttttgtttaggatatacagaacATGAACATGGTACTTGATTCTTTTGTGTAGCACAATTGTTCCCGGATTTTCCGCTCCAAAGAATACCAAACATGAAACCCAGTACAAAAGGTATTTCGCCACGTTTCAAgttgaggtcaaagttcaaagtgaAACTAGTGATCTATACCTGTGTGACTGTACCATTTCTTTACAGTAACGAGTAAAATTACTGATTGCACAATAAaaccagtggcggcggaagcaatAAAATTTATGTTATATGGGAACGGGCAATCATATTTTGTGCCGGTTTTACTGAGACATTTTGGGACAAATTGCCACTTTCAATAGACGTAGGTCAAACAGCCTTTTGAAATGGTGACGTTTTAAATTTCCTAGGGAACCAGCGTACTTGATGCGGTATGACTTCCTGAGCATTTGGACACCACGACAAACATGACAAGTCCAACTTTCCAAAATAGAAATCTAGACATCAATTTTTAACAGAATCAGGCATATAATtatgattgttgatgaaaatattgtcATTCAGACCCCAACAGACCCCCTGTCCAAACACTTGTTTTGGCCGGCGCTACTCGGGTTTATTTTTGCCAATTTGgatgaaaaagatgtcaaaatgctcagaagatcATATTAAATAAGACAAATTTAGGCAAGCTATATTCGATATAATGATGTGTATTTTGGCGAAAATTGTCGTTGATGTTGCAATTTGgcaaatataattttgtaaaaaaaacatttaaaatagtcAGGTTAtaacttaggggtggtgcaataattatgtgtaccggggggggggggaattatagggggggcaaagattttttggcaggccagaagggggggcaagcattttttggcaggtcaaaaggggagtcaagcgatttttggcaggtcgaaagggggggcaagcaatttttggcacagatattttgggtactgtttctatattacgcccaaaaaggcgtaggaaaacgttaggaacacattcaaatatgcaaaatttcctgctcgctgcgctcgcattatatgataagacaatttcaggttttaaattcgggttccccaaaatcttgcatgtgtaagggggggcaaagattttttggcacgtcaaaggggggcgcaaaggtttttggcacgtcgaagggggcaaagatttttggcatggccaaagggggggcaagcgtttttggcagaccattttgagaattcacccccaggggtacacataattattgcaccaccccttacctcACTTACCTTAACTCATAAAGATCTAGACCAATAATCTGCCAAGTGAGTCAAGTAAAAATCATTTGGAGCATTATGTAATTGCTCAGCACCTTGCAGCCGCCGTATTATGCTTTTGCTTACGGtttaaaaatgtgaaatattCAAAGGTTTGAATCTGATTATCTGTGGCCTGGTCTCAGTACACAGGGTTGTGCATATACGTACTTAGGCCAAATACAACAAAGGTTCATAATAGTGCGTCATACGGATGACCATATCAAAGATCACAAAGGTCACAAATGACACAGGCCCGAAACGTGATGTTGGAAGCACAACAGCGCATTTTCCGttcaattaatcatgttaattagcgAAGCGTAATGAAGTATGATTTGGTTCACCTTAAGTtggtgacgtcaatgctttttcgcgttTACGacgcaagcgtgccaacaaactgTCTCTGCACGCGTGCGTATACACTCAGCGCGTTTAATGTTCGTGCGCGATTCATACTGCGACGACCAACATTCGTCAAATACGTATTAAAACCCCCTGAAGGCACTACCTTGTGGAATCCGCTAAATGGTAAGACGCAGGCAAGGACCATGATAGAACCCGTAAATGGAAATAACCACGGAATTGCATGGGCCTACACATATGTTATAATAATACTATGGCTATAGTTTCTAATTTCTCGACCTAAAGGTGGCGTCGCTCACTGGTATGTTTTCCGGGGGCTGTATGGGTTGGGGCCCAAgcccaccaaacaaaaatgggggtaggtgcgGGTGGTGCGACGCACCCTATCGAAAAAAGCTTACTTTTagagtaaaaatatcaaagaaaaacacaaaatcaatacatttagATTTTAAAGTGGCCCGAAAGGGAAAATGGCAAACCGAattattactttttcaaagaaattgcgcGCTCCGCGAAAAAAGAAATTGCTTTTTTTGGTTTTGGCTAAAATTCTTACTAATTTCGTTGCTAAAGGGCGCTTCGCCCcgctaaatattttaaatttcaggcaattttagcccaaaatgaaggtgaattttgctaggGAAAATGTTTTTGCAATGTTACTATATTTTGGTTCATAGTATGATCAAAATATGACACAGctaccctaacacccaaaaaaattgcatcagaaggttttttggtattttcttgcagtataagttctaatatataacatatcaaaagtttacaaaaattgaacttgggccaggggtccaactgtgacgtaatcaaaatggccgccaaatgcacTGTAATGGAAAGTAGTGCCAGCTGAACTTAGGCACATGGAAATTAAAAAGCCGCATTTTAGTATTGTAATTGTGAATTTCAGAAATTTCTCTCAAAAAACTGGCACAAGTAGGGGGCACTAGACCCATAAATAAATTTTGTGCACATGACATAATTCTAAAAATTGTACCCtacattcaaaacattttgaccacCGAGTTCGGTTTTACCAATATCATATATATCATGTGTCCGGGGATCTAAGTTCAAAATGTAGCGCACCATTTTATTTTGTGCGATTTAAGGTGTTTTTTGAGTCGTTGACTATGACCTGAATACCGTAACGATGAATAAGACGAAtaatcaaagtgttattaaattaAAGCCGAACACATAATTTTGCTACCGTTTTGGTTGAGACAGCTTCCATTGCGATACATAAATTTCATCCTGGCCTTTGATAATCTAACCGGTTCCTGCAGTCTTGCCGAGATGT
Proteins encoded in this region:
- the LOC140150326 gene encoding squalene synthase-like gives rise to the protein MITMNVLKSITHPDEIVALFKYQLGWNAVTRKQDTKHMSVAAKRCYEYLNQTGRSFAAVVNSLDGDLRHAVRIFYLVLRALDTVEDDMTIPVDEKSDLLVRFYTKLEEPEWTYNKSQEKHRIVLEDFTSISKEYRGLASEYRVVISDICQKMGQGMFEFLHRDVITIDDWNLYCHYVAGLVAIGLSRLFSASELEDTIVDEDTELVNSVGLFLQKTNIIRDYWEDMVEGREFWPKETWSKYADTLSDFQKHSNIHPAVSCLNDLITNALHHVPDVLEYMSRIKNQSVFNFFAINEVMGITTLAACYNNPNVFSGVVKIRKGQAVSLTLKATNMSSIKSIMYQFASQIQQTTPKTDPSAEKTLKITNHIKSLCTMGNSAVTTHKYSYTIYGSVACNMVLVAMTIYTYWDSIAALYSLFKW